A window of Cytobacillus sp. FSL H8-0458 genomic DNA:
GCAACCGTTGTCACAGAATCGGCAGCTGACAGTTTGAAAGCTGAAGGCATTTCTTATAAAGTGGGACGGCTGTCAGAAAATGACATGATTGGACTAATTCAGATGCAAGAGATGACCACTGTGATTGATGCCAGTCATCCCTATGCGGACGAAGCGTCAAAAACGGCCATGGCAGCAGCCAAAGCATGCAGCATTCCTTACATACGTTACGAAAGGCCAAATGAACAGTTTACCTCACCGCTCATAACTGAAGCCGAAAGTTATGAGGAAGCAGCAAAATTGGCTCAATCACATAAAGGGACAATCATGCTGACAACTGGCAGCAAAACGCTGGAAATCTTCACAAAATATTTGATGCGTGATGAGATCCGGCTTGTATGCAGGATGCTGCCAAACATGGGAAACATGGAAAAATGCCATAAGCTTGGCATTAAACAAAAGGACATTATTGCGATCCAGGGACCATTTTCCGAATCATTAAACAAAGCTCTTTGTGAGCAGTATGAAGTGACCCTGATGATTACTAAAGAAAGCGGCAAAGTGGGATCGGTGGATGAAAAAATGACCGCTGCCCTGGAATTGGGGATTCCTGTTATTTTAATCAAGCGGCCGCAGCTTGTATATGAAAACTTCTGCACTTCTTTTAAAGAAGTGACTCAAAGATTGGGAGGGCTTTATACATGGCAAACATGAACTTTAATACGACATTTGTACCGGTAACGGTAGATCCGGATAAAATTTATGACCACAGCTTCGCGATTATTAAAGAGGAGATGGGCGAGCATCCATTTACAGACGAGCAATGGCTGGTGGTACGGCGTGTCATCCATGCCTCGGCAGATTTCGAGCTGGGCAGAAGCATGATTTTTACTCCAGATGCCATTGAAGCAGGGGTTCAATCCATTTTAGCGGGCCGTCATGTCGTGGCAGATGTACAGATGATTGAAAGCGGGTCAGGACGCAAGCGATTCCAGAAGCATGGCGGGGACCTGCATTGTTATATTGCGGATGAAGACGTTTCAAAGGAAGCGAAGGCTCAAGGAACAACACGTGCGATTATTTCCATGCAAAAAGCAACAAGTCTGCA
This region includes:
- the cobK gene encoding precorrin-6A reductase — translated: MILFLAGTSDARALAVQLKNQGYPLLATVVTESAADSLKAEGISYKVGRLSENDMIGLIQMQEMTTVIDASHPYADEASKTAMAAAKACSIPYIRYERPNEQFTSPLITEAESYEEAAKLAQSHKGTIMLTTGSKTLEIFTKYLMRDEIRLVCRMLPNMGNMEKCHKLGIKQKDIIAIQGPFSESLNKALCEQYEVTLMITKESGKVGSVDEKMTAALELGIPVILIKRPQLVYENFCTSFKEVTQRLGGLYTWQT
- a CDS encoding precorrin-8X methylmutase codes for the protein MANMNFNTTFVPVTVDPDKIYDHSFAIIKEEMGEHPFTDEQWLVVRRVIHASADFELGRSMIFTPDAIEAGVQSILAGRHVVADVQMIESGSGRKRFQKHGGDLHCYIADEDVSKEAKAQGTTRAIISMQKATSLHEGGIYAIGNAPTALLELIRLVKEGLAKPDLIIGMPVGFVSAAESKAELAVLEGIPFITNAGRKGGSTVTVAALNAISIMADERAKAAK